The Camelus bactrianus isolate YW-2024 breed Bactrian camel chromosome 11, ASM4877302v1, whole genome shotgun sequence genomic interval GGGGAGGCTGATCTTCAGCTACACCTCATCCATAAAGCTAGAGCACTGCCCCATCACAGGGACAGCCCAGCCTCCAGAGAGCTCCTTAgactcttccctccccaccttgcTCTGGCCAAGCAGTGCCAAAAGTAGTTGTCTCCTATAGCTTCACAATCAGCCTGCTTGGCCTAAGAGTCACATCTCTGCTCACTGGTTTTTACTGTTACTGACAGTTAAAGTTCTCAAGGGGGCACATCAGTTGCTCCCATGTACCAACTAAAAGACACAACAATCCTATTAGGATGCTCTCTCAACCACATTCAACTCAAGTTTTACCAGATAATATGCTTTGTGAAGTTTCTTCCCATCTCCATTAGCATATATATAGGTTACCTATAAATTCACCTAATCTAATTCCTACTGAGGACTGAGGTTTTTAACTATaggttttcttcttcctctttcttcatcAGTGATTCCCAACCTTGTAGTAGTTAATGAAACTGTGTCACCACTGCTACCATGATAGAAATACCAAGTGATGTGTACTTTTCAGATTAATGTTATTTTGTCCtctaagatgtttaaaaaaaaaaaaaaaaaaaaagagatgtagTCCTCAATTTAGTACTCAACACTGTAAGTATTAAGGGTAAAGCCAGTCCAAAAaagtctttgaaaaataaaaaagttcacgctttcaaattaaaaaacatgTATTGCAAACATTATGTAAtaataaaattacagaaaacagaatattCAGACTGACCCCAGGGCATTCACACCACACCAGAATTTTGCCTGCAAAACAGTAAATTTTACCCCCAAAAGTAGGTAAGTCCATGCTGGCTGAAAACTTCAGTACTAGACCCCATGAATGAGGTACATAGTTCATGCTTAACAGATATATACATTAACCATTCTTAACTGCCTCAGGGTAGCAGGGGTGAAATGTGGGCATGAGCACTCACATAGGCAGAATTCGCCACTTATAAAAACTCACACGTGACCTTTGCTGTGTCTTGGGCGGTAGCTTAAGATTTTCTCTGTGGGAACCCACCTTTGAAAATAACAAAACTCAATAGGAAatgatttaatataaaatatacaaatttctCAGTATGAGGACTTCCACAGAACAGAGAAGAGGGAACAACTAagacaaaattttctttaaaaagagaacacTCCTTTCACCTTGTCCTTGCTACCCAACACTCAAAAACAAACCTGTACAACACCACGAACACAGAAAAGGACCTCAGAGGATGTTATGATGCAGTCTTCAGACCTAAACTGCTGTCTTCACCaagacccccccccccgcaacAGAGCTGGGGTTCCCAGGTCCACTGGGAAAAGTAAGTGGTCTCAGATGATCACCCCTGCTATGCCACGAACAGCCCCAGGTCATTCACTGTCAAACTTAATGGAATTCACTTGGACAGAGATGGAGCCTCCCCGATAGCTGCCCCGCTTCTTCTTGGTCTTCTCATGCCGGAAGGATTTGCCTTTGGTGAACTTTAGAACCTGATTGGCTCGCTCCCCCCAGTCTCCGGCTGCACCTCGCTGGTAAGCAGAGAAAGGTGGTTAGCACATAGGACAACACCAGGGACTGTCACTTTCTTCTCCCTGCTCCAGGCAACCCAAACCCAGAGAGCTTTCCACCTACCAGAACCAAAAGCTGTCCTCTCTCCTACCCAACCCTGCTCAAGAACGGTGCACACCCTCTCTCCTCACCTTGGCATCAAAGGAGTTGTCTGCCACTCGAGCATCCACCTCGATCtcctcctccctgacccttcGGAACGGGGAAGACACCCTTCTTTCTCCCTGGAGAAGAGTGAGGTAGAAAAAGATGAAGTGGCCACCTGACCTGTGTGCAGGCATAACCCTGTGCGCCAGGCCAGGCAAAGAGCTGTCAAGACGACTCAAGGTTTCCTTTTCTACTCTTAAGGCTGGTCCCTAAGAGGAAAATAAGACAacttactttcttccttttagGAAATGTGTTGGGGGTCTGGGGCTTTATTTTCTTGGCTGGAGGAGACTCTGCCTCCTTGCCTGCCTCATTTTGCTTCCGTTTCTTTCCTGAACCTATGAAACAAAAAGCCAGACTCAGATCAGTTTCCTGTTCCTCCCAGGTACCTACACCAAGGGCCTGCAACTGGAAGCCATTATGGGCCTCTGTGCCCTATCCCATCCCCCAAGAGTATAGCCCGTCCTGATTTGGGGGACAAACCAGGAGGCAGGTTCTTTGGATACAGACCTGGCTTAGAAACTGCCATTGCTGCCTTTTTcttgtcctcctcctccccgTTGCTGTCCCTGTTTGCTTTTCCATTCTGGGCAGCCAGTGCAGAGGTGCCATTGGCCTTGGGGGCTTGTGGTCTTGGAGTGCCCTTGCTCTtgggcttctcctcctcctcctcactggaATCATCAGAGGAAGAACTGCTGCTGCTCTCGGCCTTTGCTTTCTTCGCAGAGGCTGGCTTGGAAAGGGCTATGGCTCCTGCTGCCTTCTGTGCCTTTTTTTTAGCTGCGGGTTTAGGcgtcttctcttcctcctcttcctcactgcTGGAGCTGTCCGAATCAGAGCTGCTGTCCCCACCACCCTGAGAGGCCTGCTTGGCAGGCAAAGATGGAGCTGCTTTGGCCATCACCTTGGACTTAGGGGTGGCTACAGTCTTCTTCATCTTCTCCTCCTCACTAGAACTGCTCTCCTCCTCGCTGGAGCTACTATCAGCCTTTCTGGTCAGAGGCTTCTGGCCACTGCCTGCAGGCTGCTTTGGAGTGGTGGCTGGCTTAGCTGTGGACTGCTTGGGAATGGCAGCTGGCTTACTTGCGGAATTCTTGGTGGTACTGACTGGCTTGGCAGGAGCTTCATCCTCAGAACTGTCTGAGTCTGGacaggaagaagagaatgaaaagctCCCCAAACCAGGCTGAGGAGAGCCCTTGAAGCTCCCACTGACGGCCTCCATACGCCTTACCTGAGCTGTCTGAAGAGCTCTCTGCTACCTTCTTTGCTGGAGCTGGTTTAGTGGTGGCTTTAGAGATGACTGCCTTAGCTGGgggtttcttttcttcctcagaaCTTGAATCTGGAGAGAACCTATGGCATCAGACTAGGTCCAGAGTCCTGACCCACCCAGGGGCAATAAAAGGAAGGATGCAAAGACCCACACAGAGCCTTAGCCCTGTCCCAATTCAGGAAAAAGCAGAAGAGGCAGAAGCATTGTCTTCCCTAGTCCTCATACACTCCCCAGACCCGCTTACCACAGCTGACAACTCACCAGACTCATCGCTGCTGTCCTCACTGCTCTCCACAGGCTGCGGCTTCTCTGCAGCTTTCTTGGGAGCCTGGGTTCCCAGAGACTTCTTGGGTGGGGGAACAGAAGGCGGGGGGACTGAACTATAGGGACCTGTTTAAAAGGGACAGCATGGTGGCTTTAAAATATGTCCATAAATTCTTTGATACCTCTCCCTTCTAGAAATGGAGCTTAACTCCCCGTCCCTTAAGCATGGGTTAGGATTAGTGACTCATTTCTAACAGAACATGGCAGAGATGATGGTGTGTTATTTCCAAGTCTAGATTATAAGAGGCAATGAGGCTTTCTCTGGGAGAAGCTAGCCATCATGCCACGTGGCTCTATGGAGAGGTCCACATGGGGACAGCAGAGGTCCTTCTGCAACTGGGCCTGGTTACAGTCGTGCAGCTTGACTCCCCATGTCCAGTCACCTGGTTTTTTCTTCACGGGTTTTTtcttctgctcctcctcctcctcactggaGGAGTCCTCACTGCTGGAACTCTTCGGGGCCAGGGGGGCAGCTGCTTTCACTGGAGCCTTGGCCACAGCTTGCTTTTTAGGTATGGTCTGCatcacacagagaaaattaattgCCACAGAAACATGTTGACCCAATCAATCCTTGCCAGGAAAGGGAGACCCGCACCTCcgtcccctgccccctcctccctggcagaAGTCAAGGCTCAGACCTTCTTAGAGATGGctgctgccttctcctcctcAGAGTCATcactgctactgctgctgctgctgctgctggctgctTTGCCATTGGCTACTTTAGGTGCTGCCCGAGCTGGTGAacctaagaagaaaaaagaaactttgtaaagtGCACCTAGGTGTTAAACGGCCATAGAAACCTCTTTCCTATTAGCTCTGAACTTAGGAGTCTCTCACTTCTCTTGCCTTTGGAGCAGGTGTAAAGAAGGCTGTGGTTTACTGTACCAGAGGATAACTTTACTGCCCAATTTCAGTAACAAAGctgtcttaaagaaaaaaatgatatgatGCAAATCATTTAAATATGCCCCCTGAAGTCTTTCACGCCAACTTTCACTGGTGCCAGAGAAGCTCCCACAAATCATAATCTAACCTTCATCACCAGAAAATtaatgaagaaagtaaaaattctcCTTTGTCCCATGGAAGATACAGGAGAAAAAATGGCAGtgaagaacataaaaaaaaacagacatgtagtCACAAGAGAATGGGATTTGTGCAAGTGTAAATGTCTATGAAATGTAACTCTAAAAATGCTAAAATGACACCATTCTTTAAAACATGTTTTCCCTTGTCAGACTATTTCTGTAGTTACTGGCCCCTAATTATGAAATGTCTTACTTGTtagtgaaaagttaaaaaaaaacaaaaacaaaagacactaGTCAACACCTCTAATTCAGCAAGCAGTGCTACTGCACCACTGCACTGCATAAGCAATTTTCATACCAGTCCCCAAAGCAACCTGGTACCCGGCCTAGCCTCTCGGGAACAGAAACAGTACCTGGTTTGGCTGCTGCCTTAGCCTGAGCTTTAGCTGCCATGGGTGTTGTCTTTGGCTTCTGGTTCTTTGGAGCCTCATCCTCTGAGCTTGAGTCAGAATCAGAATCAGAGCTCTCAGCCTTCTTAGGAGGAGCTTTCACTGCTTTGGCTTGGGGTTTAACTCCCTTCTGTGAGAGAACCCACAATGAGGATAATCAGCAGGAGTTTCTGGGTACTCAAAGGGCATCCCAAGATAGAAGGCTTCCTAGGCACCTTCTTTTTCAGAGGCGAATGGAGCAGTAAGAGCAAGGGAAAGCTAAGCAGAATAGCATATAGAAAGGGCAACAAGCTCTTACTAATAAACAAAAAGTTCAGCCACTTAATTTGCTGGCCCTGTACCTCCCTAAGCTCCCAGGACCTGTCCACAAAACATACTTCTTCTTGGAGTCCTAGACAGTGTCCCAGAGAAACCCGATACTGCCAGGGAAGCAGAATGGACTGAATTTCCTCTAGATTCAGGGCCCAACTTCAACCTCACATATCCTTTCCAGACTTCATGCTTCTACATCTCTAAAAGACCTCATAATCATCTGTTGTCTGCCCACTACCATCAAGCTAAAAAAGCCAAGTTTATGTTTCTTCTTTCCATTCCCTTATGCAATCTCTCTCTTTCCCAAAGTTGCAAACCTGGAtaggctttttctttttgtcctccTCCTCATCACTGGATTCTTcactgctgctactgctgctgctctCTGATGTTTCAGCTGCAGCTTTTCCAGGATGCTGAGGCAGACTGATCCGCTTGGCAGGTACAGCTAAACAAAAGTAGGTCCCAGTAAGAACCAGCCATGTGGTATAGACAGGCTACAAATCCTTTCCTGGAACTAAAACTTCTGCTGGGCCTTACCAGCTTTCTTAGCTGGAGGCTCTTGGGCTTCTTCCTCCTCGCTGCTGTCCTCACTGCTGTCACTGGATGAAGTCTTCTTAGCTTTCTTAGTCACAGGTCCATTTGCCTGTAACTTCCGCTTTGGGGCCTTGGTGGACCTGCTGAGGTAGATTAGGCTAACCTCTGGGGGATCAGTACCTTCCCAAACCAAGGAACACAGCTCAGCCCATTTTGGGGGGGAGACAACAGCTACATTGGCACAGGGAAGACTTACTTAAGCCAAAAACTATAGATGTCCAAGAGGGAAGAGGCATTGGCATCCTGCTGGGTCTGTAAGAGAAACGAGAAAGAACAAGGtaagaaaattttaccctggctAGTCTATGAGAGTTCAGATTTTGTTATTCTCTCATTAAAAGTGACTTGCTTTATACCTGCTATACTTGGTAGAAATGTTACATTGCTGTAAGACTTTTCCTACTTGCATAAACTAGgagaaaaatattctatttatatattttccaatttttggtATCAAAAACTTGAGCTATTCCTGTAGTTTCTGGCACCATCTATCCCCTGCCTGTCAATCCTACTTATCAAagcctttaaaaatgtacattcccTTTAGTCTAGCAGTGTATTATCCAGGAATTTATCCTTACCCATGAAACAAACATCTGTACAAGAGAATGTTTGCTACAACATGGTTTATAATACCAAATCATTGGAAATCAACCTCCAAGAGAAGATTAGTAAAACGCTATGTTACACGTTCAGTACAGAATTGCATTCAGCTACTAATTACACTGATACAGATTACAGGTTGGTGCCCCCCAAAATGGCAAGGCATTACAGTACACACAAGCACAGGCTCAGTTAGATGAATAGATGTGAAAGTCACCTCTGCCAGTTAtttctgtgtgaccctgagcaaatcACTTAATCGTTCTGAGACTGTCCTCTTCCCTATAAGATAAGTAATACTACATAACTAATCTGTTGAGAGAATAagaaataatgcatataaagagCTTAGCATCTGGAAACAGCATCTAGCCCTTAGTAAGGCCTCCATAAAGATTAGTTTTTGTCATATAAAAGATTCCTAATTCTAAAAGACCCAATTCCATCCAGCCAACTGTGGAAACACTCTCAGCAGCTTCTCTAACAATTCCATCATGAAATCAGTTGTACCAGACCACATGGCTTAAGGAAGTTCT includes:
- the NOLC1 gene encoding nucleolar and coiled-body phosphoprotein 1 isoform X2, which codes for MADAGLRRVVPSDLYPLVLGFLRDNQLSDVANKFAKATGATQQDANASSLLDIYSFWLKSTKAPKRKLQANGPVTKKAKKTSSSDSSEDSSEEEEAQEPPAKKAAVPAKRISLPQHPGKAAAETSESSSSSSSEESSDEEEDKKKKPIQKGVKPQAKAVKAPPKKAESSDSDSDSSSEDEAPKNQKPKTTPMAAKAQAKAAAKPGSPARAAPKVANGKAASSSSSSSSSDDSEEEKAAAISKKTIPKKQAVAKAPVKAAAPLAPKSSSSEDSSSEEEEEQKKKPVKKKPGPYSSVPPPSVPPPKKSLGTQAPKKAAEKPQPVESSEDSSDESDSSSEEEKKPPAKAVISKATTKPAPAKKVAESSSDSSDSDSSEDEAPAKPVSTTKNSASKPAAIPKQSTAKPATTPKQPAGSGQKPLTRKADSSSSEEESSSSEEEKMKKTVATPKSKVMAKAAPSLPAKQASQGGGDSSSDSDSSSSEEEEEEKTPKPAAKKKAQKAAGAIALSKPASAKKAKAESSSSSSSDDSSEEEEEKPKSKGTPRPQAPKANGTSALAAQNGKANRDSNGEEEDKKKAAMAVSKPGSGKKRKQNEAGKEAESPPAKKIKPQTPNTFPKRKKGERRVSSPFRRVREEEIEVDARVADNSFDAKRGAAGDWGERANQVLKFTKGKSFRHEKTKKKRGSYRGGSISVQVNSIKFDSE
- the NOLC1 gene encoding nucleolar and coiled-body phosphoprotein 1 isoform X1, translated to MADAGLRRVVPSDLYPLVLGFLRDNQLSDVANKFAKATGATQQDANASSLLDIYSFWLNRSTKAPKRKLQANGPVTKKAKKTSSSDSSEDSSEEEEAQEPPAKKAAVPAKRISLPQHPGKAAAETSESSSSSSSEESSDEEEDKKKKPIQKGVKPQAKAVKAPPKKAESSDSDSDSSSEDEAPKNQKPKTTPMAAKAQAKAAAKPGSPARAAPKVANGKAASSSSSSSSSDDSEEEKAAAISKKTIPKKQAVAKAPVKAAAPLAPKSSSSEDSSSEEEEEQKKKPVKKKPGPYSSVPPPSVPPPKKSLGTQAPKKAAEKPQPVESSEDSSDESDSSSEEEKKPPAKAVISKATTKPAPAKKVAESSSDSSDSDSSEDEAPAKPVSTTKNSASKPAAIPKQSTAKPATTPKQPAGSGQKPLTRKADSSSSEEESSSSEEEKMKKTVATPKSKVMAKAAPSLPAKQASQGGGDSSSDSDSSSSEEEEEEKTPKPAAKKKAQKAAGAIALSKPASAKKAKAESSSSSSSDDSSEEEEEKPKSKGTPRPQAPKANGTSALAAQNGKANRDSNGEEEDKKKAAMAVSKPGSGKKRKQNEAGKEAESPPAKKIKPQTPNTFPKRKKGERRVSSPFRRVREEEIEVDARVADNSFDAKRGAAGDWGERANQVLKFTKGKSFRHEKTKKKRGSYRGGSISVQVNSIKFDSE